From a single Candidatus Eremiobacterota bacterium genomic region:
- a CDS encoding type II toxin-antitoxin system HicB family antitoxin produces the protein MSDYHINIFYSDEDGGYIADIPDLSHCSAFGATPEEALAQLRIARENWLTAARENNKPIPPPRYRPIIYQAAS, from the coding sequence ATGAGCGATTATCATATCAATATTTTTTACAGTGATGAAGATGGGGGCTACATTGCAGACATTCCTGATCTCTCTCATTGTTCGGCTTTTGGGGCCACTCCGGAAGAAGCACTCGCGCAATTGCGCATCGCCAGGGAAAATTGGCTGACCGCCGCGAGAGAGAATAACAAGCCCATTCCGCCGCCCCGCTATCGCCCGATCATTTACCAGGCTGCAAGTTGA
- a CDS encoding N-acetylmuramoyl-L-alanine amidase, with protein sequence MHLPVRTVSTYRTRFLEKLNLKQHLESKGARVIMTRETNTSLTDAVSGPTELGARVKAANESKADVFVSLHQNASDNPGTGGTETYYCSKGSAASKLLAKTVLAHQVDST encoded by the coding sequence ATGCACCTCCCGGTAAGGACGGTGAGCACCTATCGGACGAGATTCCTTGAGAAGCTGAACCTGAAGCAGCACCTCGAAAGCAAAGGCGCCAGGGTCATCATGACAAGGGAAACCAATACCTCCCTGACGGATGCCGTCTCGGGTCCCACAGAGCTCGGCGCCCGTGTCAAAGCGGCCAATGAGAGCAAAGCTGATGTCTTTGTCTCGCTCCACCAGAATGCCTCGGATAATCCCGGAACAGGCGGCACAGAAACCTATTACTGTTCAAAAGGAAGCGCGGCATCAAAGCTTCTCGCGAAGACCGTCCTCGCTCACCAGGTGGACAGTACCTGA
- a CDS encoding type II toxin-antitoxin system HicA family toxin: MLQGSLPVVIICDMIDIDKEGSEGGSCINRRALLHRLVRGSLNNVRFSDFSSLIEGFGFTLSRVSGSHHVFSHPDLPEQINLQEVDNEAKPYQIRQFLSLAERYNLTLKE; the protein is encoded by the coding sequence ATGCTCCAGGGTTCATTGCCCGTTGTCATTATCTGTGATATGATAGATATAGATAAAGAAGGTAGCGAGGGAGGTAGTTGTATAAACAGGCGCGCCCTTTTACATCGTCTGGTCCGGGGCTCTCTCAATAATGTCCGTTTTTCCGACTTTTCGAGCCTCATTGAAGGTTTTGGCTTCACCCTGTCAAGGGTATCGGGAAGTCACCATGTGTTTTCTCATCCCGATCTCCCGGAGCAGATCAACCTTCAAGAAGTGGATAATGAAGCGAAACCTTATCAGATCCGACAGTTCCTGAGCCTGGCGGAGCGTTATAATCTTACCTTGAAGGAGTGA
- a CDS encoding pyridoxamine 5'-phosphate oxidase family protein, which produces MTLKDYLSTKRGIGVLATVDKDGKPDLAYYAQPFYMGDETIAFIMADRLTHKNTGENPHAAYLFYERDAHFKGRRFFLTKLKEETDKDKMYELMKERDSKMAEEYKEAAKFLVYFHVDKVLDIFGDCKDQECF; this is translated from the coding sequence ATGACACTCAAGGATTACCTGAGCACCAAGAGAGGAATCGGTGTGCTTGCTACTGTGGATAAGGATGGAAAACCCGACCTTGCCTACTATGCCCAGCCATTCTATATGGGCGACGAGACAATCGCCTTCATCATGGCCGACCGTCTCACGCATAAAAATACGGGGGAGAACCCCCATGCCGCTTACCTTTTCTACGAAAGAGACGCTCATTTCAAGGGCCGGAGGTTCTTCCTCACGAAGCTCAAGGAAGAAACTGATAAAGACAAGATGTATGAGCTCATGAAAGAGAGAGACAGCAAGATGGCCGAGGAGTATAAAGAGGCCGCGAAATTCCTTGTCTATTTCCACGTGGACAAGGTCCTGGACATATTCGGCGACTGCAAGGACCAGGAGTGCTTCTAG
- a CDS encoding macro domain-containing protein: protein MEIGDTPSFDKVTKSEQCLYLSLLNLGPDAAWTLDLLEEAMALSPDPDRELETLFNEGWRHELVAGTAMLLCGATSASLESLWTAFDRGSWVSPQLSVIASVRDPGFIDKARRRLLTRCPIERGDRHSMAPLEAYVVHGPEGDRERSPKNFGALFERLWQLPEEREWLLSRFTCADVLRELFKNRDGETYAREWAQTMSTLRPLVSPPREEDIQELMTPWITPEAIRESRIPEEVFRCLLEYYDAHRVALKWLLKGREKIKLELQRDLSLRIGKELIPEPYGLKLFSHLADYPPRRAAKFRQEGPSLAIERHERITLTGDRLPGVDADLIAYGAKDTGEMGGGAANAILVAAGEEVLDALREGLAKSGREVGTAVVTDSFKIADNCGPQWISHIVSIKKHTPRGAWCPEPERLAGGVRKTMEEAERLNLFRVAFASLGTGEGRVPPKTAARLMIDTVRQYFSEHPENLLQVMFCLPTTRDYEAFEKHLHQARRH, encoded by the coding sequence ATGGAGATCGGCGATACCCCCTCCTTTGACAAGGTCACGAAAAGTGAGCAGTGCCTTTACCTGTCGCTTCTTAATCTTGGCCCGGATGCCGCGTGGACCCTGGACCTGCTGGAGGAAGCGATGGCCCTGAGCCCCGATCCCGACAGGGAGCTTGAGACTCTCTTCAATGAGGGCTGGCGCCATGAGCTTGTCGCCGGAACGGCGATGCTCCTCTGCGGCGCCACATCAGCCTCCCTCGAGTCCCTCTGGACCGCTTTTGACAGGGGAAGCTGGGTCTCGCCCCAGCTTTCAGTGATCGCTTCCGTGAGGGATCCCGGTTTCATAGACAAGGCGAGGCGCCGTCTGCTGACGCGGTGTCCCATTGAAAGGGGCGACAGGCATTCAATGGCACCGCTGGAAGCCTATGTGGTCCATGGGCCAGAAGGTGACAGGGAGCGATCACCCAAGAATTTCGGTGCCCTCTTTGAGCGTCTCTGGCAGCTTCCGGAAGAGCGTGAGTGGCTTCTGTCACGCTTTACCTGCGCCGACGTGCTCCGGGAGCTTTTCAAGAACAGAGATGGCGAGACCTATGCAAGGGAATGGGCACAGACAATGTCCACGCTGAGACCCCTAGTGAGCCCTCCCCGGGAAGAGGATATTCAGGAGCTTATGACACCGTGGATTACTCCCGAGGCCATAAGGGAGAGCAGAATACCTGAAGAGGTCTTCAGGTGCCTCCTGGAATACTATGACGCTCACCGGGTGGCTCTCAAGTGGCTTCTGAAAGGGAGGGAGAAGATAAAGCTCGAGCTGCAGCGCGATCTGAGCCTCCGCATCGGGAAGGAGCTCATCCCTGAGCCTTATGGCCTGAAGCTTTTTTCCCATCTCGCCGATTACCCGCCCAGGAGAGCGGCGAAGTTCAGGCAGGAAGGCCCCTCGCTCGCCATAGAGAGGCACGAGAGGATCACCCTGACAGGAGACCGCCTCCCTGGAGTCGATGCCGACCTTATCGCCTACGGCGCCAAGGATACAGGCGAAATGGGAGGCGGCGCCGCAAACGCCATCCTGGTGGCTGCCGGGGAAGAGGTACTGGATGCCCTGCGTGAAGGCCTGGCAAAAAGCGGCCGGGAGGTGGGCACCGCCGTCGTGACTGATTCTTTCAAGATCGCCGATAACTGCGGCCCCCAGTGGATCTCACACATAGTTTCAATCAAAAAGCACACTCCCCGGGGAGCCTGGTGCCCCGAGCCCGAGCGCCTGGCCGGCGGCGTGAGGAAGACAATGGAAGAGGCTGAGCGGCTCAATCTTTTCCGCGTGGCATTCGCCTCCCTCGGGACAGGGGAGGGGAGAGTGCCGCCGAAGACGGCCGCCCGGCTGATGATCGATACCGTGAGGCAGTATTTCTCTGAACACCCCGAAAACCTCTTGCAGGTGATGTTCTGCCTGCCCACAACGCGGGATTATGAAGCCTTCGAAAAACACCTGCACCAGGCCCGCCGGCACTGA
- a CDS encoding tetratricopeptide repeat protein → MHNKDFPLSEEGHYPLLHENGSAPTGSIPVSWRRARCPAAQKDTGLHAILSMEVLTMAAVDPLSGFHGVRLSPDAVIAKYQCLDLPMSLLFGKTRKTMPLKPSDVLSLAEAYREKKEYLLAEELLRGLVDGRERSSALFSLGLCCHGRERHGEAARWYGEYLAQSPGDSFLKALAQGNLADACCALGLYEEAEPLFRESLAALKAMFSQAYPSCPYYHMLRNYAGLLEKTGRKEEAAQVQSEADAEEELFWNIWVRCT, encoded by the coding sequence ATGCACAATAAGGACTTTCCCCTCAGTGAGGAGGGGCATTATCCATTATTGCATGAAAACGGGAGTGCTCCCACCGGCTCCATACCTGTATCCTGGCGCAGGGCTCGGTGCCCCGCGGCACAGAAGGACACGGGGCTCCATGCTATACTCAGCATGGAGGTGCTCACCATGGCGGCTGTCGATCCCCTCTCCGGTTTTCACGGCGTAAGGCTCTCACCCGATGCGGTGATCGCGAAGTATCAGTGTCTTGACCTTCCCATGAGCCTGCTCTTCGGGAAAACAAGAAAGACGATGCCCTTGAAGCCTTCGGACGTCCTCTCCCTGGCGGAGGCCTACAGGGAAAAGAAGGAGTACCTCCTTGCCGAGGAGCTGCTCCGGGGTCTGGTGGACGGCAGGGAGCGAAGCAGCGCCCTCTTCTCTCTCGGCCTCTGCTGTCACGGCAGGGAGCGCCATGGTGAAGCGGCCCGCTGGTATGGCGAATACCTTGCGCAGTCACCCGGCGACAGTTTCCTGAAAGCGCTCGCCCAGGGGAACCTCGCCGATGCGTGCTGCGCCCTGGGCCTTTATGAGGAGGCCGAGCCGCTGTTCAGGGAGTCCCTCGCCGCATTGAAGGCAATGTTCAGCCAGGCCTACCCGAGCTGCCCTTATTACCACATGCTCAGAAACTATGCCGGGCTGCTTGAAAAAACGGGCCGGAAAGAGGAGGCGGCGCAGGTGCAGAGCGAAGCCGACGCCGAGGAGGAGCTCTTCTGGAATATCTGGGTCCGCTGCACTTAG
- the msrB gene encoding peptide-methionine (R)-S-oxide reductase MsrB: MNSSKAIFAGGCFWCMEAAFKDLPGVERVVSGYTGGTGANPTYEEVSSGRTGHFEAVEITYDPSRISYGELLNEFWRHIDPTDGGGQFADRGPQYRTAIFYASEEQRTRAEESKKGLEKSGIFSRPVATELLKAAPFYPAEEYHQQYTSRQPLRYKLYREASGREQFIREHWKGKSCPIPGLSPSGEKMESPVPGDEALRQKLTPLQYRVTRENGTEQPFHNEHWNNHEEGIYVDLISGEPLFSSTDKYDSGTGWPSFTKPLDRGALVEKVERGSFLERTEVRSRKADSHLGHVFDDGPLPTGQRYCMNSAALRFIPRKDLEKEGYGRYIELFEKKPSP, from the coding sequence ATGAACAGCAGCAAGGCCATTTTCGCAGGAGGCTGCTTCTGGTGCATGGAAGCGGCATTCAAGGACCTTCCCGGCGTAGAGCGCGTCGTCTCCGGCTATACAGGGGGGACAGGCGCCAATCCCACCTATGAGGAGGTCTCATCGGGAAGGACGGGCCACTTCGAAGCGGTGGAGATCACCTATGATCCCTCGAGGATCTCCTACGGTGAGCTCCTCAATGAGTTCTGGCGCCATATCGATCCCACTGACGGAGGGGGGCAGTTCGCCGACAGGGGGCCGCAGTACCGAACAGCCATATTCTATGCCAGCGAGGAGCAGCGCACGCGTGCCGAAGAGTCAAAGAAAGGTCTTGAAAAATCAGGGATTTTCAGCAGGCCTGTCGCGACGGAGCTGCTGAAGGCGGCACCCTTCTACCCCGCAGAAGAATACCACCAGCAGTACACCAGCAGGCAGCCCCTCCGCTACAAGCTCTACCGCGAAGCGTCGGGAAGAGAGCAGTTCATCAGGGAGCACTGGAAAGGAAAGTCCTGCCCGATCCCCGGTCTTTCTCCTTCCGGAGAGAAGATGGAGTCCCCGGTTCCGGGAGATGAAGCCCTCAGGCAGAAGCTCACTCCCCTGCAGTACCGCGTGACAAGGGAGAACGGCACCGAGCAGCCCTTCCACAATGAACACTGGAACAACCACGAGGAAGGGATATATGTGGACCTCATCTCAGGCGAGCCGCTTTTCAGCTCCACCGACAAGTATGACTCGGGGACAGGATGGCCGAGCTTCACGAAGCCCCTGGACCGCGGCGCTCTCGTGGAAAAAGTGGAGAGGGGCTCTTTTCTTGAGAGGACGGAAGTGCGCAGCAGGAAGGCCGATTCCCACCTGGGCCACGTCTTTGACGACGGGCCTCTCCCCACGGGGCAGCGGTACTGCATGAACTCCGCCGCTTTGAGGTTCATCCCCAGGAAGGATCTGGAAAAAGAGGGGTACGGCCGGTATATTGAGCTCTTCGAGAAGAAGCCCTCACCGTGA